In Halopelagius longus, the following proteins share a genomic window:
- a CDS encoding CBS domain-containing protein produces the protein MELPTPQDLRERRKSLDLTQSSLAEMAGVSQPLIARIEGGDVDPRLSTLRRIVNALDEAEGSVVRARDLMNESVVSISPDDSVRHARDRMLDEGFSQLPVIRDGSPVGIISNSDIRHVQEENVGELPVAEVMRESYTTVEPTATLEEIDAYLDHNAAILVVEGGQTVGIVTEADVAAHL, from the coding sequence ATGGAACTTCCGACCCCGCAGGACTTACGCGAACGACGGAAGTCGCTCGACCTGACGCAGAGCAGTCTCGCCGAGATGGCCGGGGTGTCCCAACCGCTCATCGCCCGCATCGAGGGCGGCGACGTGGACCCGCGGCTATCGACGCTCCGTCGCATCGTCAACGCCTTAGACGAGGCGGAGGGGAGCGTCGTCCGCGCGCGGGACCTGATGAACGAGTCCGTCGTCAGCATCTCGCCGGACGACTCGGTTCGCCACGCCCGAGACAGGATGCTCGACGAGGGGTTCTCCCAACTGCCGGTCATCCGCGACGGGTCGCCGGTCGGCATCATCTCCAACAGCGACATCCGGCACGTCCAAGAGGAGAACGTCGGCGAACTCCCCGTCGCGGAGGTGATGCGGGAGTCGTACACGACGGTCGAACCGACCGCGACGCTCGAAGAGATAGACGCCTACCTCGACCACAACGCCGCCATCCTCGTCGTCGAGGGGGGCCAGACCGTCGGCATCGTCACCGAGGCGGACGTGGCCGCCCACCTGTAA
- a CDS encoding cytochrome P450 → MTDRRPPAPDGLPVLGNAVAFVRDPFGFIAAAVAEHGDVFRLSLPGEDKYVLAHPEYLERALVTEPDAFAKTDDFRLAFGESVLAVEGEAWREQRELLDPFFFFRRIRSYAPQMRAQATRRVESWTPGETYSMVEEMKGLTFDVLGSTLLGRDPTGDGGSDAELRAAADNLNARFSPESWALPEWVPTRNRRRFDDAVSTLRAEVRRLLREANANTGTNADSDADAEEPDLLSVLAGAREGDGYPRTDAAVSDQLVGMVFAGHETTALALTFVWYLLARNPDARARLHEEVDAVVGDDPVEMSQLADLTYTERVFEEALRLYPPIHTLPRETTREVAAGDYRIPAGSEVLLSVVNVHRDGRFYDDPAAFDPDRWTDERAAARPDYAYAPFGAGPRRCMGRAFATVEAKLVIAEVTRRYRLEWAGDGDLSVRPQMTTQPVGGVPMRVEER, encoded by the coding sequence GTGACCGACCGCAGACCGCCCGCGCCCGACGGCCTCCCCGTCCTCGGCAACGCCGTCGCGTTCGTCCGCGACCCCTTCGGGTTCATCGCCGCCGCCGTGGCCGAACACGGCGACGTGTTCCGTCTCTCGCTCCCCGGCGAGGACAAGTACGTCCTCGCGCACCCCGAGTACCTCGAACGGGCGTTAGTGACGGAGCCGGACGCCTTCGCGAAGACCGACGACTTCCGCCTCGCTTTCGGCGAGAGCGTCCTCGCCGTCGAGGGCGAGGCGTGGCGGGAACAGCGAGAGTTGCTGGACCCGTTCTTCTTCTTCCGCCGAATCCGCTCGTACGCGCCGCAGATGCGCGCGCAAGCGACGCGGCGGGTCGAATCGTGGACGCCCGGCGAGACGTACTCGATGGTCGAGGAGATGAAGGGACTCACGTTCGACGTGCTCGGGTCGACGCTCCTCGGCCGCGACCCGACCGGAGACGGCGGGAGCGACGCGGAACTTCGCGCGGCCGCCGACAACCTCAACGCGCGCTTTTCGCCCGAGTCGTGGGCGCTCCCGGAGTGGGTGCCGACCCGCAACCGCCGACGCTTCGACGACGCCGTCTCGACGCTTCGGGCGGAAGTTCGGCGACTCCTTCGGGAGGCGAACGCGAACACGGGGACGAACGCGGATTCCGACGCCGACGCGGAAGAGCCCGACCTGCTCTCTGTTCTCGCGGGGGCGCGCGAGGGTGACGGCTACCCCCGAACCGACGCGGCGGTGTCGGACCAACTCGTCGGCATGGTGTTCGCCGGCCACGAAACCACCGCCTTGGCGCTGACGTTCGTCTGGTACCTCCTCGCGCGCAACCCCGACGCGCGGGCCCGACTCCACGAGGAGGTTGACGCCGTCGTCGGCGACGACCCGGTGGAGATGTCGCAGTTGGCGGACCTGACGTACACCGAACGGGTGTTCGAGGAGGCGCTTCGGCTCTACCCGCCCATCCACACGCTCCCCCGCGAGACGACGCGCGAGGTAGCGGCGGGCGACTACCGGATTCCGGCGGGGTCGGAGGTGCTCCTGTCGGTGGTGAACGTCCACCGCGACGGACGATTCTACGACGACCCGGCGGCGTTCGACCCGGACCGGTGGACCGACGAACGCGCCGCCGCGCGGCCGGACTACGCCTACGCGCCGTTCGGGGCGGGTCCGCGGCGATGCATGGGTCGGGCGTTCGCCACCGTCGAGGCGAAACTGGTAATCGCGGAGGTGACGCGTCGCTACCGGCTGGAGTGGGCGGGCGACGGCGACCTGTCGGTCCGCCCGCAGATGACGACCCAACCGGTCGGCGGCGTACCGATGCGGGTGGAAGAGCGCTGA
- a CDS encoding alpha/beta hydrolase, with amino-acid sequence MSERAGARANAEPERRTETTASDGRTVAYAEFGDPNGDAALFFHGTPGSRVLGGLLAEAARERGVRLLCPDRPGIGGTDPLPEGSLAERAADALAVADDVGVGAAPVIGFSGGAPHALALAATRPGRVAELSLVCPPSPPSGATGDAAAALRVLSVLGRYAPVLLRPLLTVQARTLGDAPPEKVASLYGDPDGVREVVSDPEGVFETLEADVEAAFRRGAAGVAREMRLFERPWGFDVGEVTVETAVRYGREDRNATPAAARWLTERIPGAKSDAYDGDHLTAFLRAREDVLSALS; translated from the coding sequence ATGAGCGAACGCGCAGGCGCGAGGGCGAACGCGGAACCGGAGCGACGAACGGAGACGACGGCGTCGGACGGTCGAACCGTCGCGTACGCCGAGTTCGGCGACCCGAACGGCGACGCCGCCCTGTTCTTCCACGGGACGCCCGGGTCGCGGGTCCTCGGGGGCCTCCTCGCCGAGGCGGCCCGCGAACGCGGCGTCCGCCTCCTCTGTCCCGACCGGCCGGGTATCGGGGGGACGGACCCCCTCCCGGAGGGGTCGCTGGCGGAGCGGGCGGCGGACGCGCTCGCCGTCGCGGACGACGTTGGCGTCGGTGCGGCCCCCGTAATCGGGTTCTCCGGCGGCGCGCCGCACGCCCTCGCCCTCGCGGCGACGCGTCCGGGGCGCGTCGCGGAACTGTCGCTCGTCTGTCCGCCGTCGCCGCCGTCGGGGGCGACGGGCGACGCCGCCGCGGCGCTCCGCGTCCTCTCCGTTCTCGGCCGGTACGCGCCCGTTCTCTTACGACCGCTGTTGACCGTACAGGCTCGGACGCTCGGCGACGCCCCGCCGGAGAAAGTAGCGTCGCTGTACGGCGACCCCGACGGCGTCAGAGAAGTCGTTTCGGACCCCGAGGGCGTCTTCGAGACCCTCGAAGCCGACGTCGAGGCGGCGTTCCGGCGAGGGGCGGCGGGCGTCGCCCGCGAGATGCGTCTGTTCGAGCGTCCGTGGGGGTTCGACGTAGGCGAGGTGACCGTCGAGACGGCGGTTCGCTACGGGCGCGAAGACAGGAACGCGACGCCGGCGGCGGCGCGGTGGCTAACCGAGCGGATTCCGGGTGCGAAAAGCGACGCGTACGACGGCGACCACCTGACGGCGTTCCTCCGCGCGAGAGAGGACGTGCTGTCGGCGCTGTCGTGA
- a CDS encoding DUF555 domain-containing protein → MSNYLVAMEAAWLVRDVEGVDDAIGVAVSEAGKRLNDKDKEYVEVEVGATPCPACGEPFDSAFIAANTALVGLLLEIDVFNADGEKHASRIAKSEVGGALRDVPLSIIDVVETEEDDSAE, encoded by the coding sequence ATGAGCAATTATCTCGTAGCGATGGAAGCCGCGTGGCTCGTCCGTGACGTCGAGGGTGTCGACGACGCCATCGGCGTCGCCGTCAGCGAGGCGGGGAAGCGTCTGAACGACAAGGACAAAGAGTACGTCGAGGTGGAAGTCGGCGCGACGCCGTGCCCCGCCTGCGGCGAACCGTTCGACTCCGCGTTCATCGCCGCCAACACGGCGCTCGTCGGTCTCCTCCTCGAAATCGACGTGTTCAACGCCGACGGCGAGAAGCACGCCTCCCGCATCGCAAAGAGCGAAGTCGGCGGCGCACTCCGCGACGTTCCCCTCTCCATCATCGACGTGGTGGAGACGGAGGAAGACGACTCCGCCGAGTGA
- a CDS encoding CDGSH iron-sulfur domain-containing protein, translating to MAREVRHEATGPLKLDEDDIDEEKGDVAVCLCGLSANRPFCDGSHRATRDESEGTVYKYEGDDDESPRHEIAEIVYADERRSESDRGSSGGDAERE from the coding sequence ATGGCACGAGAGGTGCGTCACGAGGCGACCGGACCGCTGAAACTCGACGAGGACGACATCGACGAGGAGAAGGGCGACGTCGCCGTCTGTCTGTGCGGACTCTCGGCGAACCGACCGTTCTGCGACGGGTCCCACCGGGCGACCCGCGACGAAAGCGAGGGGACGGTGTACAAGTACGAGGGCGACGACGACGAGAGCCCGCGGCACGAGATAGCCGAGATAGTGTACGCCGACGAGCGACGTTCGGAGAGCGACCGGGGTTCATCCGGCGGCGACGCGGAGAGGGAGTGA
- a CDS encoding alpha/beta fold hydrolase has protein sequence MIQPATAPTDHGWLDGRLPYYRVGDGPETFVFVPGLNDAFDGTPNWRTAQVLGQAYREFTDEYTVWTVGRPRGLAPGTTTRDLAGSYATVLDELGGAHVVGYSMGGFIAQHLAADYPALVDRLVVGASADRLGERGVSLVERWRELAERGEWGRLYESITGETYVGWRKRVYSPVVRALGGSFAPSNPADVVVSCDACLEHDTGERLGEIDVPTLVVGGTEDPLFPESRLRATKEGIPGATLALLRGAGHAAMDENHDQFTGVVRRFLRDESL, from the coding sequence ATGATACAACCGGCGACCGCACCAACCGACCACGGGTGGCTGGACGGGCGTCTCCCCTACTACCGCGTCGGCGACGGCCCGGAGACGTTCGTCTTCGTCCCCGGACTGAACGACGCGTTCGACGGCACTCCGAACTGGCGCACCGCGCAGGTGTTGGGACAGGCGTACCGCGAGTTCACCGACGAGTACACCGTCTGGACGGTCGGTCGGCCGCGCGGCCTCGCCCCCGGCACGACGACGCGGGACCTCGCGGGGTCGTACGCGACTGTCCTCGACGAACTCGGCGGCGCGCACGTCGTCGGCTACTCGATGGGCGGGTTCATCGCCCAACACCTCGCGGCGGACTACCCCGCACTCGTGGACCGACTCGTCGTCGGCGCGTCGGCGGACAGACTGGGCGAGAGGGGAGTGTCGCTCGTCGAACGCTGGCGCGAGTTGGCCGAACGCGGCGAGTGGGGCCGCCTCTACGAGTCCATCACCGGAGAGACGTACGTGGGGTGGCGAAAGCGCGTCTATTCGCCCGTGGTGCGCGCCCTCGGCGGGTCGTTCGCGCCGTCGAACCCCGCCGACGTGGTCGTCTCTTGCGACGCGTGCCTCGAACACGACACCGGCGAGCGACTGGGAGAGATCGACGTACCGACGCTCGTCGTCGGCGGGACAGAAGACCCCCTGTTCCCGGAGTCCCGCCTCAGGGCGACGAAGGAGGGGATTCCCGGCGCGACGCTCGCACTCCTCCGAGGGGCGGGTCACGCCGCGATGGACGAGAACCACGACCAGTTCACCGGCGTCGTGCGGCGGTTCCTGCGGGACGAATCGCTGTGA
- the ligA gene encoding ATP-dependent DNA ligase LigA translates to MEFAEFAARASEMEREPADLATVALVRDLFLDAGEDLPVVVRFVQGRVFPAWDSTTLDVGPRLLHEAIARAAGTNVTADDVEDKLADIGEIGAVAESYEFGGQQGLAAFAGGTDGLTVAEVDETLREVAAADGEGSEDRKLSTLFGLFNRCSPEEAKFIARLVLSEMRIGVGEGTVRDAIAEAFLADAEPADAEPADDGETTDGARTDLSAFAADSDPEAGDGEAKEDESEGDDDEGEEADESDDEDEGPTMRATDDELAAVERALQVSNDYGMVATVAREEGESGLAEVRLEVGRPVQAMLAQAGTVTDALAEWESAAVETKFDGARVQVHYDEAEEEVSLYSRNMDDVTDPLPEVVEFVEANVGESVILDGEVVAIDEDGDPLPFQEILRRFRRKHDVSRMREEVRVELRAFDCLHADGEDLLDAPLTVRHERLTDVLGGTGAVSELLVSADAEEIAAFEERALEAGHEGIMLKNPDSTYSPGNRGRNWLKRKPDVETLDLVVTGAEWGEGRRAKFLGTFLLSARTDDGYETIGKVATGITDEKLAELTELLEPEIQAEEGQEVDLRPAVVFEVGYEEIQRSPTYTSGYALRFPRFVSVREDKDPEDADSLERVERLADGQ, encoded by the coding sequence ATGGAGTTCGCCGAGTTCGCCGCCCGCGCGTCGGAGATGGAACGAGAGCCCGCAGACTTAGCCACCGTTGCGCTGGTCCGCGACCTGTTCCTCGACGCCGGTGAGGACCTCCCCGTCGTCGTCAGGTTCGTGCAGGGCCGGGTGTTCCCGGCGTGGGATTCGACCACGCTCGACGTCGGCCCGCGCCTCCTCCACGAGGCCATCGCCCGCGCGGCGGGGACGAACGTGACCGCCGACGACGTGGAAGACAAACTCGCCGACATCGGCGAAATCGGTGCCGTCGCGGAGAGCTACGAGTTCGGCGGCCAGCAGGGTCTGGCCGCGTTCGCCGGCGGGACGGACGGCCTCACCGTCGCCGAGGTGGACGAGACGCTCCGGGAGGTGGCCGCCGCCGACGGCGAGGGAAGCGAGGACCGCAAGCTGAGTACGCTGTTCGGCCTGTTCAACCGGTGCTCGCCCGAGGAGGCGAAGTTCATCGCCCGACTCGTCCTCTCGGAGATGCGCATCGGCGTCGGCGAGGGGACGGTCAGAGACGCCATCGCCGAGGCGTTCCTCGCCGACGCGGAACCCGCGGACGCGGAACCTGCGGACGACGGGGAGACGACCGACGGGGCCAGAACCGACCTCTCGGCGTTCGCCGCGGATTCGGACCCCGAGGCGGGCGACGGGGAAGCAAAAGAGGACGAAAGCGAGGGTGACGACGACGAGGGCGAGGAAGCGGACGAGAGCGACGACGAAGACGAGGGACCGACGATGCGGGCGACGGACGACGAACTCGCCGCCGTCGAACGCGCCCTGCAGGTGTCGAACGACTACGGGATGGTGGCGACGGTGGCGCGCGAGGAGGGCGAGTCCGGCCTCGCCGAGGTGCGCCTCGAAGTCGGCCGACCGGTGCAGGCGATGCTTGCGCAGGCGGGCACCGTCACGGACGCCTTAGCGGAGTGGGAGTCCGCCGCCGTCGAGACGAAGTTCGACGGCGCGCGCGTACAGGTCCACTACGACGAGGCGGAAGAGGAGGTGTCGCTGTACTCCCGGAACATGGACGACGTGACCGACCCCCTACCGGAAGTCGTCGAGTTCGTGGAGGCCAACGTCGGTGAGTCGGTCATCTTGGACGGGGAAGTCGTCGCCATCGACGAGGACGGCGACCCCCTACCGTTTCAGGAGATTCTCCGCCGGTTCCGCCGCAAGCACGACGTGAGTCGGATGCGCGAGGAGGTTCGCGTCGAACTGCGGGCGTTCGACTGCCTCCACGCCGACGGCGAGGACCTGTTGGACGCGCCGTTGACCGTCCGACACGAACGACTGACCGACGTTCTCGGTGGGACCGGCGCGGTGTCCGAACTGCTCGTCTCCGCGGACGCAGAGGAGATTGCCGCCTTCGAGGAGCGAGCGTTGGAGGCGGGCCACGAGGGGATCATGCTGAAGAACCCCGACTCGACGTACTCGCCCGGAAACAGGGGGAGAAACTGGCTGAAGCGAAAGCCCGACGTGGAGACGTTGGACCTCGTGGTCACCGGCGCCGAGTGGGGAGAGGGGCGGCGCGCGAAGTTCCTCGGCACGTTCCTCCTCTCGGCGCGCACGGACGACGGGTACGAGACCATCGGGAAGGTTGCGACGGGCATCACCGACGAGAAACTCGCGGAACTGACGGAACTACTCGAACCGGAGATACAGGCCGAAGAGGGCCAAGAGGTGGACCTCCGGCCCGCCGTCGTCTTCGAGGTGGGCTACGAGGAGATACAGCGCTCGCCGACGTACACCTCGGGGTACGCCCTCCGGTTCCCGCGGTTCGTCTCCGTCCGCGAGGACAAAGACCCAGAGGACGCCGATTCGCTCGAACGCGTCGAACGCCTCGCCGACGGGCAGTAG
- a CDS encoding MBL fold metallo-hydrolase, whose product MTVRHRDLSVSWLGYATVRIETPDGFVAYLDPGRYGVLDDYYARDGDLVCITHDHHYDSDAVEQVADEDATVVAFEAVDAANIDRDVTPVEELPYEVVRVTDEDHLAVGPADVWSVPAYNEPDGPHVNDDGSVNHPEGFGCGFRLAVDGTSFFWPGDSDALDGFERLSVDVFLANIGGTVVMDRHEAADLAEALDPELVLPIHYNTIDLLTADPKAFAADVASRGVPVVIDDPEERPV is encoded by the coding sequence ATGACCGTTCGACACCGCGACCTCTCGGTTTCGTGGCTCGGGTACGCCACCGTCCGCATCGAGACGCCCGACGGCTTCGTCGCCTACCTCGACCCCGGCCGGTACGGCGTTCTCGACGACTACTACGCCCGCGACGGCGACTTGGTCTGCATCACGCACGACCACCACTACGACTCCGACGCCGTCGAACAGGTGGCCGACGAGGACGCCACCGTCGTCGCGTTCGAGGCCGTAGACGCCGCGAACATCGACCGCGACGTGACGCCCGTCGAAGAACTCCCCTACGAGGTGGTGCGCGTCACCGACGAGGACCACCTCGCGGTCGGTCCGGCGGACGTCTGGAGCGTCCCGGCGTACAACGAACCCGACGGCCCGCACGTCAACGACGACGGGAGCGTCAACCACCCCGAAGGGTTCGGATGCGGGTTCCGCCTCGCGGTGGACGGCACCTCCTTCTTCTGGCCCGGCGACTCCGACGCCCTCGACGGCTTCGAACGCCTCTCCGTGGACGTGTTCCTCGCGAACATCGGCGGGACCGTCGTGATGGACCGCCACGAGGCCGCCGACTTGGCGGAGGCGCTGGATCCCGAACTCGTCCTTCCGATTCACTACAACACCATCGACCTCCTGACCGCGGACCCGAAGGCGTTCGCGGCGGACGTCGCCTCCCGCGGCGTCCCCGTCGTCATCGACGACCCCGAGGAGCGGCCGGTCTGA
- the psmB gene encoding archaeal proteasome endopeptidase complex subunit beta, producing the protein MRTPSDDISGRLDPLNGDHSNVFAPELGEFPNASERANQMGDKETKTGTTTVGLKTEDGVVLATDMRASLGHMVSSKDVQKVEEIHPRGALTIAGSVSAAQSLIRSIRAEVRLYESRRGEDMSMQALSTLLGNFLRSGAFYIVQPILGGIDDEGAHIYSIDPAGSILEEEYTVTGSGSQYALGVLEQEYSDDLSVDEAKTVAARAIQSAVERDLASGNGINVAVVTEEGVDITRHKDFADLL; encoded by the coding sequence ATGCGAACTCCGAGCGACGACATCTCTGGCCGCCTCGACCCGCTGAACGGCGACCACTCCAACGTGTTCGCGCCGGAACTCGGCGAGTTCCCCAACGCGAGCGAACGAGCGAATCAGATGGGCGACAAAGAGACGAAGACCGGGACGACCACCGTCGGTCTGAAGACGGAGGACGGCGTCGTCCTCGCGACCGACATGCGTGCGAGCCTCGGTCACATGGTCTCCTCGAAGGACGTCCAGAAGGTCGAGGAGATTCACCCGAGGGGCGCTCTGACCATCGCCGGGTCCGTCTCGGCGGCGCAGTCGCTCATCCGGTCCATCCGCGCGGAGGTGCGCCTCTACGAGTCGCGCCGCGGCGAGGACATGAGCATGCAGGCGCTCTCGACGCTCCTCGGTAACTTCCTGCGCTCCGGGGCGTTCTACATCGTCCAGCCCATCCTCGGCGGCATCGACGACGAGGGCGCGCACATCTACAGCATCGATCCCGCTGGTTCCATCCTCGAAGAGGAGTACACCGTCACCGGGTCGGGCAGTCAGTACGCCCTCGGTGTGCTCGAACAGGAGTACAGCGACGACCTGAGCGTCGACGAGGCGAAGACGGTCGCCGCCCGCGCCATCCAGAGCGCCGTCGAACGCGACCTCGCCTCCGGCAACGGCATCAACGTCGCCGTCGTCACCGAGGAAGGCGTCGACATCACGCGGCACAAGGACTTCGCGGACCTCCTGTAA